AGGACAACTAAAACATGATGTAAAGGTCATCTAGTGAAGGTCACTAATTATAAAACAGCACCAAGCTCAGTGGTATCATTTCCAAATTAATACCACTAATTCACATATACGTCATGACCACAAGTGGATGCAATTAACCACGAGGACCTAGTGGGATTAGTCTAGAGTAAgtcaggctgcagctggcacacagtatctacagagctgcagcagcacaaataGTTACCATTGTTACTGCATTGGACATGGAAGCGTCAGACACTCCCAAGTTGCCACCAAAGTGGTGACTGGTCAGGATTGGATACTCTGGCTTTTGCAGGAAGCAGAGTGGCACAAGGAAGGACATGCAGAGCAGTAAACACATTCCTCGACAAAACTTTTAAGTCAGTAGACAGCTTTCTAACCCATCCACCCTTCAGATGCAGTACAGCTCCCCAGAGTAAGCTAGAAACCCCTAATTATGCATTTATTAATGCCCAGGTGAAGAAGAGGGACAGGTCACCAAGGTCTGACCTGTCACAGATCCCTTGGACATCAATCCCTCAGAGAACAACACTCAGAGCATCCATGAACAAGCTGGCTTCACCTGATGTAACCCAGCTCCATTTGGTTCTGTTCTTACAGGGTCAGACTGATGCACAGCTTGTCAGGTTTGCAATACACACACAGTGGTCTCACCTCAAAAGTTCCAGCCTTCAGAAGATTGACCTGGTCATGCTGGGAGAGATCTCGGAAACCTGGGATGCGCTTGGCGAACTCCACCACTTCCTTCACTGCAGGAGTAAAACTCAGGGAAAACTCTTCCCAGATTTCATGGCCAGACTTGTTTGGGTCCACATGGGGAGTCTTACTCATTGGGCAGACCTGATGTTTGCAAAACACAGACAGAGAACAACTTTTAAAGGTGCAATTCCAAATGCTGACAAATACTTAAAAGAAACGTTTATTATTCAACAAAACTTTGCAATAAcgatacagaaaaaaaaaaaaacagtattcCACAATCAATTCCCAAAGAAACTggatttctttctcttgctttaaaacaaacaagaaaaaaatccatgggatTGTTAGCAATCTGTTTATAAACCTACTAACTTCAGAACCTACAACACTGTATACTGCAAAAGACCTGGCAGAACCAAGGTTATGCTATTCTTCCCTGACCTCAACTGATCTGGTCTGACATCTGAATTTCTCTTTACTTGTATTATCCCTGTAATTTCACAGTAAACTGTGATTTCACAATCAATCAGTTGCAATCTCACAGTCACAATGACATTCATTCTCCCACCTTTCTTGTTTTGCAGGCAACTGAAGTGCTTCAGTCAAGGTGACAAAGATGTCAATACCAGAGCAAGAAAGCAAGCCTTGGTTTCCTGACTCACACGTCTACACCTTCATTACAAGGATAACCCTCTTCTGCAAGTTTGCTTTTACTTGTATCACTGAAGGAGGAACTGGTATTCCAGTATTTCTCAGTCACAAGATGACAAAGTGCTCTTTCTTTTATACAAACATACAGCAATTTTTGTCGGAAAGCTGAATCCATTACATTGAGATCAGATGTATCAGTTGGGGCTGACTGCCAATAAATTCCCTCTGCAAGAGCCAACCAGAAGCTCTGCGATATTTTCAGTTCTAGCTTCTAAAATTTACATCTTTTAATGAAGCTTAAACCTTTTAGTATTCATTTCACCTGCCATCATCAAGgacaaaaattccttttaagtATTCCTCACAAGTGTACTAAATGGTCTGTGTAATCCTACATAATgtcagcaaaacaaagaaaaaacagtgaaatagaTTAGCAattcctcagagctgtgctgttttTGCAGGGCATCTTAAATATGGTAATTGCCTAGCAATTCTTTGCGTGGGAAGTCCTAAGATTACAAGACTATAATATTTTGGCAAAAGGAAAGGTCTAGGCACACAACCAGAAGGGCAGCAGATGCCAACCACTGCTTTGCCTGTGGTATTGCAATGGTTCACATAGGTATTGTTATAAatacagcactgaaaataagaaatctCTGATTCAGTACCCTGCTCTGCAATGGATACAAAAATCACCTTAACTTCTCACTGTACAACAGCACAGCCTTACCCAAAGGCACTCAGTCCCAAGGGCAAACTACCACCTCCACACCCAGTGCACTGCGTCTGTGGTCTCCTGACAGACCTCTGCCCAAGAATCAGAGCATCTCAAATCAGAAGAGCCCCATAAGGATTGAGTCCAACTCTGTGCTCCTTGCAGAACCACCTAAAACTAAACCATATTCCTAAGAGTGCCATCCAGGCACTCCCTGAACTCTGACAGTTCCTATGGAACTTCCTATGGAAGAAGCTGTCAGCTTGTACAGTCACCAGTTCTCTTCAGAGGAACCTTTTCAGGAATGAcctgttctgcttttctgattACAGGGGTATTGAGTAAAAACCACCAAACTCCTGAACATCTGCCTCCATACTGGTTCAGAGCCTAACTACTTGCCCTTACTGCTGCTGACTCATTTTGGTGAGATCCTGAACTCTTTGAGTTCTTGGGCAAAACCCTCACCCGTATCAGGGATGtggggcggggagggggagctgcagtgctctgctggatTTGGTTTTGTCTCCTCATCACTGACTaactcctgcctgcagctgccatgCACAGGTCAAACTGACTGGTTGGGGCTctgcaaggcagagcagcaccactCCCTGCCCACCCATACTGACAGGTTTAACCTCTGCTTCTCAGGAGCGCCAAGAATGCTGCAGTGACACCACATACTTTCCCTGCAAGGAAGAAAGGCTGGGAATTGTTATTTGCCACGATGCAGTGCCTGGAGTCTGCAATTAAGGTCAGACCCTGCTAGGGATGGCATGGTCTATATATGCAGTAGACAAAgaagggtttaaaaaaaaaaaaaaaaccagcaacaaaaaaGTCCCCACGGAAATGCAGCATCAAAATAAACACCTTCACTGTGGAGACCTTTGGGGGTCTCCAAGAACCTGTGAAAGATCTTCACAAAgtaggaggaagaaaagcaccGGCAGCTGAAGTACTTCAGAAAGGTCAGGGGCTCGCGCTGCGCACCAGGAGCGCAGGATGAGAACGAGGATGTTATGTTCTCTcatcccaggcagctccagtgaTAAAGAGAAGGACAATCTATTTTAAGGGGCTTACAGAACTGCTTGCCTGAATGGCAGAGAAACAGCAGGTGCAAGGCAAATGAGAGGGACCTGTTaagcaaaggcaaaaaaaaaaaaaaaactccaaccaaaccaaaccaacaaccaTATGCAAAAAACCAGGAAGCATCCTTGTTAGGAATTCAGTGAGAAAATACTCCAGCAATGTCATCTGAGGTACCCAGAAGCGTGTGCAGAACCTCACTTGCATAAGTACTACAGAAAAGACCCTGAACTTCTCTCTAATGGTTCAGCTGTGCAtcttcctcctgcctctgttCAGATCTGAAGATGTTCTACTGTGAAAAGGATGCGTAGCCTGTGGACCTCAtcgaaacaaaacaaatcaaaagaTCCGCATCACCAAAAAAACCATCCTGCCTACCCTGCAACAGATTTCAGAACCCATACTAAGGCCTGCAGACTGGCTTAAAATCCTAGGCCTGGGGTTTTACCCCAGAAATTTGCTCCGAATACCCCTAAAGAAAATACAGTACATCTGACTATATAGATTATTTGAAAGTGAAATCTTCAAAAGGACTGAGTAAAAATAAACTCCTACTTTAATTTTGAATTCAAGACACATAAAAACccatgacttttttttcaacCAATACTCTTTGACATTATTTTACTTTCAGTTAGCTAAAAATCAAGCCAAGAAACCGCATCACCTGTATGATTTCAAATCCTTCACACCTTGAGCTAATTTTGTCCTTCATCACAATTTGCACTACCAAACTTGTGTCCCCCTTTAAAGTTTCTGCAGTTGTGCCAACAGCCTGCAGCTTCACCAACTACTGAGACACAGCTGGATCACACCCACCAACAAGTAAGTCAAACCAAACAACTGATGTCAACATACCAGATGCATTCTTCCTCCAGTGCTGCAAGAGTAAGTGGTATTCTTGTTTGGAGAAAAGCCATCCTCTGGGATCCTCTCACACATTCTCTGAGCATACCCACTGGTGAAGTTCATGCAGGGGCTGTTTGTGAAGCACACGGCGTGCCCGCTGGGGTAGTGCACTGTGCTTCTCCCCTTGTACTGTCCACCAAGGTGCTGCTCCCTTTCAGGGTACTGGGGGCCACCAAGGCCACCAACACAGTGCTCACTGCTCAAGATGTACTGCTCGGTGCTCTTTGACACCCTCTCCCCACTCTGGGGCTGCATCAtctctgctgggttttgggaCTGTTCTTGGTTGTAGAGGAAAGTGTCTTTGTGGGCCCTAGTGACCATGCCAATCACCTCCTCCTTAGCCATGTCAGCACTAGGAGGGGGAGAAGCGCTCTTGATGGTTTCCCGCTCTTGTTTGGGCTTGGAGGAAAGATCTTCTTGAGGTGCTTGGTCTTGATGTTCTGTTAATGCTTCATTGGGCAAGTGACCACTGAACTGACTGTTCATCATGGTTTTCATGGCACTCTGCATTTCAATCAACATCCTCTGCTTTTCACGTTTGGGAATGCGGCCAAATCGAACAGCTACCGAGGTGGAGAAATGGACAGTGGtggaaaggggaggagggaaaaaaaaagaaaaaaagtcagtcCTGAAAGTGTTAGCAGGAACACATAAAATACACACCCCAACAAAAAATCCTGCCTCTTAAGGCAAGATTTTAACTGCTCTCACCAATGCTACAGCAGGGGTATTGCCAGTAAAGCCAAAGAGCATAGGCATAGGACTGGTATGAACACAAATGTATGCTGTTGTTTGCACACAGGGAGAAGGCAGCTCTAAAGCACAGCCTGCAATACCTTTTCCCCTTTTGCCTCAAACCTGGCTATGCAGTACACACACAGTGGTGTTAACTGACAAAGTGTCAGGCTTTAAGATTGGATCTATTAAATCAGCACAACATCATCAGCTGACAATTAGCTGAATGTAAACACAGCTCATATCATCTTTGCATGAAAGTCCTACAAGGCAGGTCCTCACGGACCAATTACGTAACTTACCAAAACAAGAGAATCAATGCTGAACAAAGCTTACCTTGGGAAAACTTTCTTGATTACTTTGCCTTGACAAGGACATTTTCTGCTGGCAAGGGGATGGGCATCATTGTGGCTGCAGCACTTTTGACCCTGTCCTAGGGAATCTACAACTGCCTCTCCCACCCTGTCCAACCACAGCTGCACAAGGGCTTATAACCAGTTTCGACTGATGTAATTATGCTCGTGCAGTAGTCCATCATTAATGTAACTAAGTCTCTTTCATTAAAGCAGGTGCAACCTTGTGCACAAACAAGCGCCTAGGGGATGAAATAACTCCTATGCACGACAAGAACTCAgaacaattatttaaaataagttcTAACACTCCACCCACTAAATTGTTAACAGCCCGAGATTCCTACTTCTTGTGAAATAAAcacccagagaaaattaaaaagtgaaacagAAGGAGGAGTTCTGGCTGTGGCAGTAAGCTGTAGCAGAAATGAACTACACTTTCagcattatttattaaaatgtcaCAAGGAGTGGACAGCCAGCAAGGTGGTCAGAGACACTGACCAACATCACCATTTCCTCCTtgcctttcctctccctctacaaaaagaaaaaagggggaaaaaaaaaaggagcaagaCACATGCTCATCCTATGCACCCAAAGCTAACTCTTTAGACTCTGTGGTGACTACTCTAAAGCTATCAGGTTGGGCATAATTCCCTTTCATTGAAAAAGCAATAgtaacaaaagaaaacagaaaaaacaaagaaaaaaaaaagaaaaatatgagtCTTTTTCATATTCAGGTAGGATACAGCTGTAAGTCTTAACATTAAACCAAAATTGAGACACTTGTTATAACCATCCCCCTAGCAGGCCactgcagcacatcccactgcaccagctccacaggcaggaggacagctctgcagctgcccaggacACTCATGGAGCAAGAAGGCAAGCTGAACTAAATGCTCTCAGACTGGGAACCTCTCCTTGACAATTGGCTTGGCTGCATCATCTGCCATTAAGACCCTCAGCAATTGTTTTTGAGGTGGGCAGCAGATTCCCTCTCAGAGGATCCCTGCTCAGTACAGGAACGTACCATCTCTTGACATCCCAACAGACAGGCATTTTTTGAAACGACACTGCTGGCATCTGTTCCTATTCATTCTCATTATAGAGCAGTTGTTATTCTTCAAGCACTTCTTATACTGGATGTTTTGCTGAATGCTTCTTCTGAAAAATCCCtgtaaacaagcaaaaaaaccccacaactaTCATTACAGCACATGTCAAATCCTTCCACCAAGACTCATCTCTCTGCGAGCAGAGACAGTTAACCTTACTGCATCACATCAGCTGCTTCAGAGCCATCAGACCCAGGAGATTTTAAAGAACTTGGCACTCTTCATGACTTACTTCCCCTTTGTGTGTGATCTGTATGTAATGTGAACTAGTTATGATTTCTAACTACAGAAGATGCCCAGTTGTTTCCTGCATAGTC
The nucleotide sequence above comes from Oenanthe melanoleuca isolate GR-GAL-2019-014 chromosome 2, OMel1.0, whole genome shotgun sequence. Encoded proteins:
- the NR1D2 gene encoding nuclear receptor subfamily 1 group D member 2 isoform X2 is translated as MEVSAGGVIAYISSSSSASSPASCHSESSDSGFQSSSSPVPSPPNSSSSDGGCNGRSSEGSDGAPRSDRLEETVKTNQPSVAGLTKGHNGVTKFNGMVLLCKVCGDVASGFHYGVHACEGCKGFFRRSIQQNIQYKKCLKNNNCSIMRMNRNRCQQCRFKKCLSVGMSRDAVRFGRIPKREKQRMLIEMQSAMKTMMNSQFSGHLPNEALTEHQDQAPQEDLSSKPKQERETIKSASPPPSADMAKEEVIGMVTRAHKDTFLYNQEQSQNPAEMMQPQSGERVSKSTEQYILSSEHCVGGLGGPQYPEREQHLGGQYKGRSTVHYPSGHAVCFTNSPCMNFTSGYAQRMCERIPEDGFSPNKNTTYSCSTGGRMHLVCPMSKTPHVDPNKSGHEIWEEFSLSFTPAVKEVVEFAKRIPGFRDLSQHDQVNLLKAGTFEVLMVRFASLFDAKERTVTFLSGKKYSVDDLHSMGAGDLLNSMFEFSEKLNALQLSDEEMSLFTAVVLVSADRSGIENVNSVEALQETLIRALRTLIMKNHPNEASIFTKLLLKLPDLRSLNNMHSEELLAFKVHP